The genomic region GTCCCGCTGGCCGGCCAGCACTCGATCCAGCTGGTGGTCACACCGGTGGACGGGTACTGGTCGACCGGGATCCTGGCGGACTGGGCGAACGCGCAGTTCAGCTGCTGAGCGTTCAACTGCTGGGCGTTCAACTGCTGAGCGTTCAGCCGGCGGGCTGAGGCCGGATCAGACGGCGCAGGCCCCGTCGGCGCAGGCCTCGCCGTCGGTGGTCTCCGCCTTGGCGGCCGCGCCGGTCTCGGCGGCGACCTGCTGCAGGACCTTCAGGAAGGTCTCCGTCTCCTGGCCGCCCTGGACCGCCCACTGGCCCTCGAAGACGAAGGTCGGCACCGCGCTGATGCCGATCGCGCGGGCCTCGGCGAGCTGCGCCCGCACCTGGGCCACGCCCTCCTCGCCGGCCAGGTACGCCGTCACCCGGTCCCGGTCCAGCCCGGCCGTGACGGCCACCTCGGTGAGCGCGGCGCGGTCGCCCACGTCCACGCCGTCCGTGAAGTGCGCCTTGAGCAGCGCCTCCTTGAGCGCCCCCTGCACCTTCGCCCCGTACTCGGTCTCGGCCAGGTGCAGCAGCCGGTGGCCGAGGAAGGTGTTGGCGTGCAGCGCGCTGTCGAAGTCGTACTCGATGCCCTCCGCCTTGCCCAGCTGCGTGACCCGGTCGTCCATCGCCCGCGACTGCGGCCCGTACCGCTCAGCCAGCCACTCCCGGTGCGGGCTCGCCGTCTCCGGCGCGTCCGGCACCAGCTGGTACGGGCGGTAGACCACCTCGACCTCGCCGTCGAACTTCTCCAGCGCCTGGTCGAACCGGCGCTTGCCGATGTAGCACCAGGGGCAGGCGATGTCGGAGTAGATCTCGACCTTCATGGGGGCTGGCTCCAGTGTCGCTCGGGGGTGAACGTGAAAGTTCAACCAAAATGTCCGGCCCCGCATTCCCGGACCACCGACAGGAGCTGCCGATAGCATCTCGAGCGTCAGCGTGTTCGAGCAGGCGGGGGCCCACATGGCAGACACCGGTGGACAGTTCACCATTCATCCGGGAGACGTGCAGGCCGTCGCGCCGACCTTCTCGCAGCAGAGCGCCAGTCTGCAGACCGCTCTGGAGTCCCTCAAGCAGAGCCTGACCGGCCTCGGCGCGCCCTGGGGCGACGACAAGCAGGGCAAGGAGTTCGGCGACGCGTACTCCCCGCCGCACGACTCGGTGATCGCATCGATCGGCGTCCTCGTCCAAGGCCTGGAGAGCATCCACGACGGCCTGGCCGCCCACGCGGACAACCACACCCGGGCCGACCAGTACAGCGCCCAGCAGTTGCCGAAGCAGTCCGCCCGGCTGGCGGAGTGACGCGCGATGGGTGAATCCGAGGCGGCGAAGCTGGTCCGCGAGGTGACCGGCATGTGGTGGCCGGCCGCCGACTCCGACAAGCTCCGCCAGGCCGCCGACGCCTGGAAGGCCATGGGCAAGGCGCTGGACGACGTCACCGGCCCCACCAACCAGGCCGCGCAGAGCGTCACCGGCACCAGCTCCGGCCCTGCCATCGACGCGTTCGCGAAGTTCTGGGGTCAGTACTACAGCAGTGGCAAGGGCTGGCTGCCCGACACCGCCAACGCCTGCCGCCAGATCGCGAAGGCGCTGGACGACTTCGCCGACGCGGTCGACAAAGCGGTGGACAAGCTCGAAGAGGAAGCCGCCATCGTCGGCGCGACGCTGGTCGCCGGCACGGCCCTGGCCTTCTTCACCGCCGGCCTCTCCGAGGCGGCCGCCGGGGCCGCGACTGCGGGAATCATCGCCGCTGCCGACGGCCTCGGCATCGCGGTCTCCGAAACCGTCGCCACCATCGCCGCGACCACGCTGACCGGCGCGGCCTTCGGCGCGGTCGAATCCGTCGCGGTCGATGTCGCCGTCGCCCAACCGGTGCGGATGTCCTTCGGCGACGGCGGCTTCAGTGGCACCGAGATCCTGGACGCGGCCGAGACCGGCGGCTTCGCGGGCGGCGCCACGGGCGGCCTCGGCTCCGGTGCCCGTGCCCTGAGCCAGGCCGCCGACGGCAGCACCTCCGCGCTGCTCAACGGCCTCGGCCGGATGTCCACCGGCCTGGACAGCCTGCCCGGGCGGATGGCCACCGGCGCGGCGCTGGGGGCCGGTCAGGACGCCCTGTTCAACGGCGGAGACGTAAACCTGCTGGACGTGGCGACGGGGGCGGTCGGCGGCGCGGCGGGACCCCGGGGCGGCAGACGCCCCGAGGTGGACGGACTCGGCGACGGCTACCTCCCCAAGACATCGGGCTCCGACTACATCGAGGGCGCCCAGTCGCCCGAGGCGGAACAGGCCTACCAGCGGATTCGCCAGACGACCGGCGACACCGCCCGGATCGCGGGGAATACGAAGATCAGCCAGGACGTGCTCGACCGAATCAAGGACCACATCTTCAATACGGTCCACCAAGACGTCCCGGTCCCGCCGACCGGGGAACTCCGCACCGGCCGGTTCGCACCCATCGACAATATCGCGGACCTGTGGACAAAGGCGGAAGCCGGAACGCTCGACGCCGACGAGTCGGTCAGGTTCAAGAAGTGGGCCATGCACGAAGGTGTCGAGAGTATCCTCATGGCCAACGGAATGCCCTACCGCGCCGGCGTGTGGGAGGACGGGGTCAATTTCCCCGCGCCGGACTCGTGGGGGGCCCACGATGTGGCACCCCACGAGTACCACCCCACCGACCCCTTCGTGGCTTGGCCGAATCGCGGACTCGACAAGCCCGGCTTTCCCATCGCCGATAACCTGTCAAATCTGGACGAGGTTGCTGCCATCGTCCTCGGAAGGAAAACGCAGTGAGCACTTCGCCCGAATCCGTCGCAGCGCGACTCCTCAAGGTCGACTGGACCCCGAGTGGCGCTTACACCCGGCAGCGAATCTCACTGATGCGCGAATTCCTGCGGCGGAGCGCCCTCTGGTCGGAGCAGCTCGGGTCCGACGAGTGGCCGTTCTTCGACATCGCCTACCTGGTGGACCCGACGGTGCGGGCCGCGCCCGAAATCGTGGCTGCGGTGGCCGGCGGCAGCGCGCAGCAGAATGTGACGGTCAGTCGGAGCTGCGAATGGGCACTGCATTTCGCGGCCCTGCGGGAATCCGGAAAGGCGCCGTTGCAGCTGCCCGATCCGTTCGAGCCGCTGCTGACCCTGTTCGAGCACGGCGGCGGGTTCAACCTCGATGGCACGGGGATGATCGATATCGACTTCAACGCCAGCATGGCCCGGGGAAGCCGTGCGCAGTGGCTGGCCGCCGGGCCCGGGGCCTATTCGTAGATCTTCGCCGCGGAGAGCTGCAGCGCGACCGACCGCCAGGTGACCGGTTCGAGCTCGGCGTGCAGCGGGGAATCGGCGGCGACCCAGGAGGCCCAGCCGGCCAGCCAGCCGTGCAGGGTGCGGTGGGCCCAGCTGCCGCCGTCGCCGACCCACTCGCCGCGCTCGGCCTTCGCCCGCATCTCGCGCCGGTCGCGGGCGAAGTCGACGGCGAGCGCGGCCGCGTAGGCGCGCAGGTCGGCCGCGCCGGCCACGTCCTCGGAGTCGAGCTGCGGGTCGGCGACAGCGAGGTTGGTCTCGCCCGGGGCGGTGCGCAGGACGTCCAGTTGGCAGGCCAGTCCTCGCCATCCCGGACCGGCGTCCGCGGCCTGGCCCCTCAGCAGGAGGACCCAGGCCCAGAGGAAGCCGTCCACCGTGCGGTTGGTCCAGCGCGTCGCCACCGGAAAGCCGGGGTCCCGCTCCTGGCACACCTGCTCGCAGTCGTACGCGAGGAGCCGCAGGTAGCAGGCGAAGTCCTGACGGGAGCTCACCTGCCAGGCCTCGAGGCTTAGCGGTATCGGCATGCCGAGAGGCTAGCCGACCTCACCCGCGCCCGGCCCCACCAGGTCGCTCGGGTCGGTGTTGGCGCCGCACAGGATGACGGCCACCCGCTCACCCGGCAGCGGGCGGTGGACCGTGAGGCCGGCCAGGGCGGTGGCGGCGGCGTGTTCGGCGGCGATCCGGTGCTGGTCCCAGAGGGACTGGCGGGCCTCGATGATGGCGGAGTCGGGGACGAGCACCGAGTGCACGCGGTCCTGCTGGGCCGCGTGCAGGGCATTGGCGGAGGCCCGACGGGCGCCGAGCGAGTCGGCGGCGACGGAGGAGACCGGGACGTCGACGGGGTGACCGGCGGCCAGTGCGGCGTTCAGTGCCCGGCAGTGCTCGGGTTCGACGGCGACCACCCGGATGCCGTGGTGCCGGGCGGCGGTGGCGACGCCCGCGAACAGGCCGCCGCCACCGACCGAGAGCACCACCGTGTCCAGGGTGGGGAGTTGGCGGGTGATCTCGTCGAGGAGGGTCCCCGCGCCGGCCGCGATCAGCGGGTGG from Kitasatospora azatica KCTC 9699 harbors:
- a CDS encoding threonine/serine dehydratase, producing MPHLSYGDVKQAADRIAGQVRPVTLAPAGPELWFALEFLQHTGSFKARGAQNFLAAHREAGTLPDTGVTIASGGNAGLACAWAAQRQGVRATVFLPKTAPEVKVAKLRSYGAEVRLTGTEYAEALAACEEFANATGALASHAYDHPLIAAGAGTLLDEITRQLPTLDTVVLSVGGGGLFAGVATAARHHGIRVVAVEPEHCRALNAALAAGHPVDVPVSSVAADSLGARRASANALHAAQQDRVHSVLVPDSAIIEARQSLWDQHRIAAEHAAATALAGLTVHRPLPGERVAVILCGANTDPSDLVGPGAGEVG
- a CDS encoding WXG100 family type VII secretion target is translated as MADTGGQFTIHPGDVQAVAPTFSQQSASLQTALESLKQSLTGLGAPWGDDKQGKEFGDAYSPPHDSVIASIGVLVQGLESIHDGLAAHADNHTRADQYSAQQLPKQSARLAE
- a CDS encoding DsbA family oxidoreductase, which gives rise to MKVEIYSDIACPWCYIGKRRFDQALEKFDGEVEVVYRPYQLVPDAPETASPHREWLAERYGPQSRAMDDRVTQLGKAEGIEYDFDSALHANTFLGHRLLHLAETEYGAKVQGALKEALLKAHFTDGVDVGDRAALTEVAVTAGLDRDRVTAYLAGEEGVAQVRAQLAEARAIGISAVPTFVFEGQWAVQGGQETETFLKVLQQVAAETGAAAKAETTDGEACADGACAV
- a CDS encoding WXG100-like domain-containing protein, whose protein sequence is MGESEAAKLVREVTGMWWPAADSDKLRQAADAWKAMGKALDDVTGPTNQAAQSVTGTSSGPAIDAFAKFWGQYYSSGKGWLPDTANACRQIAKALDDFADAVDKAVDKLEEEAAIVGATLVAGTALAFFTAGLSEAAAGAATAGIIAAADGLGIAVSETVATIAATTLTGAAFGAVESVAVDVAVAQPVRMSFGDGGFSGTEILDAAETGGFAGGATGGLGSGARALSQAADGSTSALLNGLGRMSTGLDSLPGRMATGAALGAGQDALFNGGDVNLLDVATGAVGGAAGPRGGRRPEVDGLGDGYLPKTSGSDYIEGAQSPEAEQAYQRIRQTTGDTARIAGNTKISQDVLDRIKDHIFNTVHQDVPVPPTGELRTGRFAPIDNIADLWTKAEAGTLDADESVRFKKWAMHEGVESILMANGMPYRAGVWEDGVNFPAPDSWGAHDVAPHEYHPTDPFVAWPNRGLDKPGFPIADNLSNLDEVAAIVLGRKTQ